TCTACCTACCTCGGGCTCCGAATTCGGAACTTTCGTGCCGGACCACGCATCAACCGTTGTGACAGCTTCGTCGGAAGCACACTCATTCCCGTGGCCAGAGCTCGGTTGACCAGACCCGTCACGACCTTCGAGCGACCCTGCATCAACGCCGTGTAGCCTTCACGGGCTACCGCCTCTGCGCCCATCCATAGCACGCGGGGCAAGCCGTTCATGAGCTCGCGGTTACCCACGACGTCATGGAACTCGCTGCGAGTGAAGCCAGGGCACACCGCCGTGACGTGCACCCCGTCGTCGACGTGCTCGAGCGCGAGCGACTCGCTGAAGCGGATCACGAACGCCTTGGCCGCGGCGTAGAGCGTGTGACCAGCCGTGGCCGGCGTGAGGCCGGCCAGAGAGGCCACGTTGAGGATGCGGCCGTAGCCGCGCTCCACCATGCCCGGCTCCACGAGGTACGTCAGATGAACGACGGCCGTGACGAGCACCTCGATGAAGTCCGCGTGCCGTTGCCACGGCTGCCGTCGGAGATCCCCTGGAACACCGTAGCCGGCGTTGTTGACCAAGGCGTCAACGACGTAGCCTCGGCGAATCACCTCGTCGATGATTCGCTCGGGCGACTCACGCCGCGCCAAGTCCGCCGTGATGTACTCGGCGCGGATGTGATGGCGCCCGCACAGCTGCTCGGCGGCTTCCCGAAGCAGCTCTTCTCTGCGCGCGACCAGGACTATATCGAATCCATGCGCAGCAAACTCATGGGCAAACGCCAACCCAATCCCAGTGGAGCCCCCGGTAATCAGCGCCGTGCGCCCGTGACCGTCCATTTCGACCATGACCGTCATAGAAGAACACGTACCCCGGGCCGACGCTAGCCTTTCGGCGGTGCTAGAGCCCTCGTCCGTGCTACCCGATCACACTGGAATGCGCGGTGGTGGGAACGACGCGCACGGTTCGCGAACCTCACCCGAGACGTGTTCGCTGAGCGTGTCGTCACCGGGAGCCAAGACCACCTGATGCATCCCGTCCGCGAGTCGTCGCATGGCGTTTTTGCCCATGCCCCGCGACGTGATCGCGGGAGTCCCGTTGCGCAGCCTCGACGGAGCCTTCGGAGTACTCGTTGCTCAAGACCGATCCGGGGGTGTCGAGTACTGCACGTGAGACGCATTTCTCGTTCCGAATTGGGCGCGGCTGTGAGGCCTTGCTCTCTTGTTCCCGTCCGACGCGTGCCGCGTGCCAGAAGTCGCGCTCGCGTTTCTGCCCTCCCCCTACACGAGTGAGGGGCGGGCAGAAAACCGGCCCTGCCGGCCGCGGTAGACGGGGGCTGTGCGACGCGCTGCCGGAGGGTACCGCCCAAGGCTTGCGGCCGTCAGCGTGGTGCAACGTGCTGGAAAGACTCGTTCTTCCAGCGAGGAATGCGACCGGCCGCCCTGATCGCGTCTTGCCCCTCGACGCAACGAGCGGCCCTACTAGACTCGCGCCACGTATGTGCGACCGGACCCAGGCCGCCACGCGAGGGGCACTGTGAGCGTTGATGACCGCGATAAGCCGAGTTCGGATCCTTCTTCGCCGAAGGTGACGAAGCGGACCGGTCCGCCACGAGTGACAGGCGGCAAAGAGACCGTCGACCGTCCGCCGGCCGCACCGGACGAGCCGGAGGCGGCGAGGCGAACCGCCGAACGGCCGGCAGCCGAACGTTCGCCCCATGATGCGAAAGAAGGCCGGCGTGGCCAAGACGCTGTCCCCGACGGAGCGTCTGCCCGAAACAAGGAATCGAAGCCCGAACGCTTGCACCCCACGGCGCGCGCTCCGTTGCTCGACGGTCCCTTCAGTCTGGCCAGGCGCCTGCGCTACCGACCGCGTGCACGGGCTGTGGAGGCCGAGGCCGAGGCCGAAGCCGAGCTGGGCAGCGGGCCGCCGAGCATTCCTTCGGCAGCGAGCGTTGCTGGCGCGGAGGATGGCGCGCGGGCCGTCGAAGCGCTCGGTCCTGTAACGGTTCTGCCCGGCCATGTCATAGCCGACCGCTACGAGGTGGTGGCGACTGTCGGCGAGGGCGGCATGGGCATCGTCTACCAGTGCCGTGACCAGGTCACCCGGCAGACGGTCGCCCTCAAGCGTGTCATGGTTCCCGAAGGCCAGGTGGTCGCGGACTACATGACCTGGTTCTACAAGGAATCGCGGGCTCTCGCCGCCCTCGACCACCCGGGTATCGTTCGCGCCAGGGACTTCGGCCAGTTGGTGGATGGCTCACCGTACCTGGTCATGGACTTCGTTCGGGGCGTGTCTCTGCACGACCTCATCCACACGCGACTTCCGTTTGCGGTGGTTTGGTCAATCGCCGACCAGGTGCTTGCGGCTCTGGCGCACGCGCACGCTCGGGGAATCGTACATGGCGACCTGAAGCCGTCGAACGTGCTGGTTCAGGAGATCGAAGGTGGCCCCCCCCTCGTCCGGATACTCGACTTCGGGCTCGCCTGGCTCAAGCAGGATCCGCACGACGAGCGGCTGGATGGCACCAAGGCTCTGGAGTTTGCTCCCCACGCCGGAGCCGGGACTCCGGGCTACATGGCGCCAGAGCAGATTCAACACGAAATGCACCACGTGTGCGGGGCGACCGACCTCTATGCGCTCGGTTGTATTCTGTACCGTCAGCTCGGGGGCCGTGCGCCCTTCAAGGGGGAGTCCGAGCAGCTGCTGCGCAGACACGCGTTCGAGAAGCCGCCTGAGCTGAAGCCGGTAGTGCCCCTTCCCGAAGGTGCGACCGAGTTCGTGACGCGGTTGCTCGCCAAGCGACCGTGGGACCGTTGGGAGTTCGCCGCAGAAGCCAGGGCAGAATGGGCTCGACTACGGCCCACGGCCGACGTCGAGCCGTCCGTCTGGCGGCTCCCGATTCGGCCGCGGCGGAGCGAGGAGCCTGGCACGCCCACTCACGAGTCGACGCGGACGGCTTCCGGCCTGCGTGTGGCCGCCTTCCCCGAGCGTGCGCCGGGACTCTTGAGCCTGCGGCCGAGCCCCCTCGTCGGGCGTGACGACACTCGCAAGATGCTGCTCGATATCACCGATGACATCGTCGCAGGCCGAGGTGCGCCGCACCGTCTGGTCGTCTTGACCGGCACGGCAGGTGTCGGCAAGAGTCGCATCGCCGAATGGCTCTGCGAGTTCGTGCACGAAGCGGGAACGATGGTGCCACTGCGGGCGCGCTATCGCAGCATCAGCACATCTCTCGACGGGATGCTGGGTGCCGTTACCCAGTACTATAACTTCGAACGCGTGGAGCGCGACACCATCGAGCGATCG
This portion of the Verrucomicrobiota bacterium genome encodes:
- a CDS encoding SDR family oxidoreductase; the protein is MDGHGRTALITGGSTGIGLAFAHEFAAHGFDIVLVARREELLREAAEQLCGRHHIRAEYITADLARRESPERIIDEVIRRGYVVDALVNNAGYGVPGDLRRQPWQRHADFIEVLVTAVVHLTYLVEPGMVERGYGRILNVASLAGLTPATAGHTLYAAAKAFVIRFSESLALEHVDDGVHVTAVCPGFTRSEFHDVVGNRELMNGLPRVLWMGAEAVAREGYTALMQGRSKVVTGLVNRALATGMSVLPTKLSQRLMRGPARKFRIRSPR